AGGAAGAGTAGAGCGGCCCGTACCGCAAACCGACACAGGTAGATGAGGAGAGAATCCTAAGGTGAGCGAGAGAACTCTCGTTAAGGAACTCGGCAAAATGACCCCGTAACTTCGGGAGAAGGGGTGCTCTGATAGGGTGAAAGCCCGAGAGAGCCGCAGTGAATAGGCCCAGGCGACTGTTTAGCAAAAACACAGGTCTCTGCAAAACCGTAAGGTGACGTATAGGGGCTGACGCCTGCCCGGTGCTGGAAGGTTAAGAGGAGCGCTTAGCGTAAGCGAAGGTGCGAATTGAAGCCCCAGTAAACGGCGGCCGTAACTATAACGGTCCTAAGGTAGCGAAATTCCTTGTCGGGTAAGTTCCGACCCGCACGAAAGGCGCAACGATCTGGGCACTGTCTCAACGAGAGACTCGGTGAAATTATAGTACCTGTGAAGATGCAGGTTACCCGCGACAGGACGGAAAGACCCCGTGGAGCTTTACTGCAACCTGATATGGAATGTTTGTACAGCTTGTACAGGATAGGTAGGAGCCAAAGAGCCGCGCGCGCCAGCGTGCGAGGAGGCAATGGTGGGATACTACCCCTGCTGTATGACCATTCTAACCCGCCACACTTAGCGTGTGGGGAGACAGTGTCAGGTGGGCAGTTTGACTGGGGCGGTCGCCTCCTAAAGAGTAACGGAGGCGCCCAAAGGTTCCCTCAGAATGGATGGAAATCATTCGCAGAGTGTAAAGGCACAAGGGAGCTTGACTGCGAGACTGACAAGTCGAGCAGGGACGAAAGTCGGGCTTAGTGATCCGGTGGTACCGCATGGAAGGGCCATCGCTCAACGGATAAAAGCTACCCCGGGGATAACAGGCTTATCTCCCCCAAGAGTCCACATCGACGGGGAGGTTTGGCACCTCGATGTCGGCTCGTCGCATCCTGGGGCTGTAGTCGGTCCCAAGGGTTGGGCTGTTCGCCCATTAAAGCGGCACGCGAGCTGGGTTCAGAACGTCGTGAGACAGTTCGGTCCCTATCCGTCGCGGGCGCAGGAAATTTGAGAGGAGCTGTCCTTAGTACGAGAGGACCGGGATGGACGCACCGCTGGTGTACCAGTTGTTCCGCCAGGAGCATCGCTGGGTAGCTATGTGCGGACGGGATAAACGCTGAAAGCATCTAAGCGTGAAGCCCCCCTCGAGATGAGATTTCCCATTTCGAAAGAAAGTAAGATCCCTGAAAGAAGATCAGGTAGATAGGTTTGGAGTGGAAGTATGGCGACATATGGAGCGGACAAATACTAATCGATCGAGGACTTATCCTTAAAAAAGACTCTTGGAGTCAGGTTTAATCACCCTTTTTATCTAGTTTTGAAAGAATCATCTTTCAATGAATAAGTCTGGTAGCAATGGCGAGAAGGTCACACCCGTTCCCATCCCGAACACGGTAGTTAAGCTTCTCTGCGCCGATGGTAGTGGGGGGCTTCCCCCTGTGAGAGTAGGTCGCTGCCGGGCTGTTGAGTAAAGCATTTGCACTTTTTTAAGTGTAAATGCTTTTTTATTTATAAGCCAATCTATTGCAATTTAGTTTGCTTTTCTAGTATAATTAAAGTCAAAATTAGTCAAAGTCAAGTGAAAGGAGCTCTATGTGATGAGGAATATTTCTGACATCATTGAGGCTTATTTAAAGCAAGTATTAGAGTCAAGCGAGGCTGTTGAAATTAAAAGAAGTGAAATCGCTAATAAATTTGAATGTGTCCCATCACAAATAAATTATGTAATTAATACAAGATTTACAATGGAACGTGGTTATATTGTGGAAAGTAAACGCGGAGGCGGAGGATATATTCGAATTATTAAAGTGAAAATGAGTGACAAGTTACAGCTTTTAGAAGCTATTATTTCAATGGTACACGGCAAAAAAGTTTCACAAGTTTTTTCAGAAGATGTATTACTTCGTTTGCTTGAGGAACAAGTCATCAGTAAAAAAGAAGCGAGGTTAATGCTAGCTGCTTTGGATCGCGAGGTTTTAATATTGCCGCTTCCTGATCGTGATATTTTACGTGGTAGAATACTTGAAGCAATGTTAGTCGCTTTAAAATATGATTAAATTCTTTAAAACAGATGGATTAAAAGCTCTATTTTGTGGTAAGAAATAAAAGATACAATCTTATTCAACGTTTTCAGGTTTCTAATTGAATGTCATAAAGAACAAATTTTACAAAATTTGACATAACCTGTTAAACAAATTATTATGCAAGAAGAGTTGCCTATATGAATAAAAATGTAGTAGAAGTCATTTTTGCTTTACATTCATAGGTAAAAGGAGGAAAACAACAATGATGTTTGGACGATTTACACAAAGAGCACAGAAAGTTCTCGCATTATCACAAGAAGAGGCTATGCGCCTTAACCATAGTAACCTAGGAACAGAACATATCTTACTCGGTTTAGTAAACGAAGGCGAAGGTATTGCTGCAAAAGCTTTATATGAATTAGGAATCGATACTGAAAAGTTACAGGAAGAAGTAGAATCTTTAATTGGAGAGGGCGAAATTCCTGTAACCACAATACAATATACCCCCCGCGCTAAAAAAGTAATTGAATTATCTATGGATGAAGCACGTAAGTTAGGTCATACTTATGTAGGAACCGAGCACATACTTCTTGGTTTAATACGCGAAGGTGAAGGTATTGCTGCACGTGTATTGAGTAACCTTGGTGTCAGTTTAAATAAGGCACGCCAGCAGGTATTGCAATTACTTGGAAGCGGTGAAGGTACAAGCGCTGGGAGACAAACAAATACACAAGCAACCCCTACTTTAGACAGTCTAGCTCGTGATTTAACAGTCATTGCACGTGAGGAAAACTTAGACCCTGTTATCGGGCGTGGAAAAGAAATTCAACGTGTAATTGAAGTATTAAGTAGACGTACTAAAAATAACCCTGTTTTAATTGGTGAACCTGGTGTTGGTAAAACTGCTATTGCTGAAGGTTTAGCACAACAAATTATTCGAGGCGAAGTACCTGAAATGTTACGTAACAAACGTGTTATGACACTTGATATGGGTACGGTTGTTGCTGGGACTAAGTATCGTGGCGAGTTTGAAGATCGTTTAAAAAAAGTTATGGATGAAATTAGACAAGCAGGAAATGTAATTTTATTTATTGATGAGTTGCATACATTGATTGGTGCTGGCGGAGCAGAAGGAGCAATCGATGCATCAAATATTTTAAAACCACCTCTAGCTCGTGGAGAACTGCAATGTATTGGTGCAACTACACTTGATGAATATCGTAAATATATCGAAAAAGATGCTGCTTTAGAAAGACGTTTCCAACCTATTAAAGTAGCCGAGCCGACAACAGAAGAATCTATCCAAATTTTACGAGGCTTACGAGATCGTTATGAAGCACACCATCGCGTAGCAATCACAGATGAGGCCTTAGAAGCTGCTGTAAGGCTGTCTGACCGCTATATTTCCGACCGATTTTTACCGGATAAGGCGATTGATGTGATTGATGAAGCAGGCTCAAAAGTGCGTCTAAAAGCTTATACAACGCCATCTAACCTAAAAGAAATGGAAGATAAATTAACCGAACTTAGAAAAGAAAAAGATGCCGCTGTCCAAGGTCAAGAATTTGAGAAAGCTGCTTCTCTTCGTGATACCGAGCAAAAATTAAAAAAAGTTTTAGAAAAGAAGAAAACGAACTGGAAAGAGCAACAAGGAGCGGATAACAGTCAGGTAACGGAAGATATAATTGCTGAAGTCGTTGCAAGCTGGACTGGCATTCCTGTTACCAAACTTGCAGAAACCGAAACGAATAGACTTTTAAATATGGAAAAAATATTACATGAACGTGTGATCGGACAAGATGAAGCCGTTAAAGCTGTTGCATTAGCAGTTAGACGTGCGAGAGCAGGACTTAAAGATCCAAAACGCCCTATAGGTTCTTTTATTTTCCTTGGTCCAACTGGTGTTGGTAAAACAGAGCTAGCTAGAGCTTTAGCAGAAGCAATGTTTGATGATGAAAAAGCAATGATTCGTGTTGATATGTCAGAGTACATGGAGAAATTTTCTACTGCCCGCTTAGTTGGTTCTCCTCCTGGATATGTCGGTTATGAAGAGGGCGGTCAGCTAACCGAGAAGGTACGTCAAAATCCGTATTCTGTTATTTTACTTGATGAAATTGAAAAAGCGCATCCTGATGTGTTTAATATGCTACTTCAAGTCCTTGATGATGGACGTTTGACAGATTCTAAAGGCCGTGTAGTTGATTTTCGTAATACCGTAATTATTATGACATCAAACGTTGGAGCACAAGAAATGACGCAAGACAAATCAGTCGGTTTTAACGCTACTGATTTAACAAAAGATCATAAAGCCATGGAACATCGTGTTTTACAAGAACTAAAACAAACATTCCGTCCAGAATTTATCAATCGAATTGATGAAACGATTGTCTTTCATTCACTTTCTGAAAAGGAATTGAAGAAAATTGTGACGCTCCTTACAAGACAACTTACTAGTCGTCTTCTCGAACGCGATATTCATGTTAAATTAACTGAAGGAGCCAAAGCGAAAATCGTAAAAGATGGGTATGATCCTGAATATGGTGCGCGTCCACTTAAGCGTGCGATTCAAAAAAATATTGAAGATCGTCTTTCTGAAGAATTGTTACGTGGAGCCATTAAAGTCGGTGACAAAGTAGAAATCGGCGTGAA
This DNA window, taken from Listeria sp. PSOL-1, encodes the following:
- a CDS encoding ATP-dependent Clp protease ATP-binding subunit; its protein translation is MMFGRFTQRAQKVLALSQEEAMRLNHSNLGTEHILLGLVNEGEGIAAKALYELGIDTEKLQEEVESLIGEGEIPVTTIQYTPRAKKVIELSMDEARKLGHTYVGTEHILLGLIREGEGIAARVLSNLGVSLNKARQQVLQLLGSGEGTSAGRQTNTQATPTLDSLARDLTVIAREENLDPVIGRGKEIQRVIEVLSRRTKNNPVLIGEPGVGKTAIAEGLAQQIIRGEVPEMLRNKRVMTLDMGTVVAGTKYRGEFEDRLKKVMDEIRQAGNVILFIDELHTLIGAGGAEGAIDASNILKPPLARGELQCIGATTLDEYRKYIEKDAALERRFQPIKVAEPTTEESIQILRGLRDRYEAHHRVAITDEALEAAVRLSDRYISDRFLPDKAIDVIDEAGSKVRLKAYTTPSNLKEMEDKLTELRKEKDAAVQGQEFEKAASLRDTEQKLKKVLEKKKTNWKEQQGADNSQVTEDIIAEVVASWTGIPVTKLAETETNRLLNMEKILHERVIGQDEAVKAVALAVRRARAGLKDPKRPIGSFIFLGPTGVGKTELARALAEAMFDDEKAMIRVDMSEYMEKFSTARLVGSPPGYVGYEEGGQLTEKVRQNPYSVILLDEIEKAHPDVFNMLLQVLDDGRLTDSKGRVVDFRNTVIIMTSNVGAQEMTQDKSVGFNATDLTKDHKAMEHRVLQELKQTFRPEFINRIDETIVFHSLSEKELKKIVTLLTRQLTSRLLERDIHVKLTEGAKAKIVKDGYDPEYGARPLKRAIQKNIEDRLSEELLRGAIKVGDKVEIGVKDGELEVRKKNNSIRKKESIK
- a CDS encoding CtsR family transcriptional regulator, coding for MRNISDIIEAYLKQVLESSEAVEIKRSEIANKFECVPSQINYVINTRFTMERGYIVESKRGGGGYIRIIKVKMSDKLQLLEAIISMVHGKKVSQVFSEDVLLRLLEEQVISKKEARLMLAALDREVLILPLPDRDILRGRILEAMLVALKYD